The DNA sequence GTCGCCGAGGTCGTGGGTGGTCAGGATCAGCGTGGTGCCGTCGGCGCGCAGCTCCCGCAGGAACGCCCGGACCCGGTCCTTGACCGCGATGTCCAGCCCGATGGTCGGCTCGTCGAGGTAGACCACCCGGGGGCGGTGCAGCAGCGCGGCGGCCAGGTCGGCGCGCATCCGCTGACCGAGGGAGAGCTTGCGGGCCACCACCGGCAGCAGCTCACCGAGCCCGAGTACGTCGTCGAAGCGCTCCAACTGCTCCCGGTAGGTAGCGGTGTCGACGTCGTACAGGTCACGCAGCAGGGCGAGGGACTCGCGGACCGGCAGGTCCCACCACAACTGGGTACGTTGGCCGAACAGCACACCGATCTGCCGGGCGTTGGCGACCCGCTGCCGGTGCGGCACCACCCCGCCGACCCGGACCTGCCCGGCGGTCGGCACCAGGATGCCGGCCAGCAGTTTCACCGTGGTCGACTTGCCGGCGCCGTTCGGCCCGACGTACGCCACCGCCTCGCCCGCCTCGACCCGCAGATCGACGCCGTCGACCGCGACATGGTCGGCGAACCGGCGTACCACCAGGTGTTTCAACGCGCCGCGCAGACCCGGGCCCTTCACCGGTCGGCGGAACCGTTTGGTCAAGCCATCAGCTTCGATGAAGGCCATGCCCGGATGGTGCCGTAGTCGGGGCGTTGCCGCCCACCGAATTTCCGGCCGGCGGACCACCATGCTTTCCGGCCGGCGGACCACCATGCGGTAAGGGCCGATATCGGGTACGGCACTGACAGCGGTGAGGGTAGCCTCACCGCCGTGACGACTGTGTTCGCCCGTCGACCGGTGCTCGGCCTGGCCATGGTGGTCGGGGCCAGCGCCCTGTTCGCGATCAACGGCACCGTTTCCAAGCTGGTGCTGCGGGCCGGGCTGGACGCCCCGCAACTGACCGTGCTGCGGGCGGTCGGCGCCTTCACCGGGCTGCTGGTGCTCAGCGTCGTGCTGCGGCCCGGTGCCCGCCGGGTGCGGCTGCGCCGCCGCGAGGTTCCGCTGCTCGTCGCGTACGGGCTGACCGGTTTCTTCCTGGTCCCGATGCTCTACTTCGTGGCCATCTCCCGGCTGCCGGTCGGCATCGCGCTGCTGTTCGAGTACACCGCGCCGCTGATGGTGGCGGTCTGGGCCTGGGCCGTGCAACGCCAGCAGGTGCGGTCCCGGCTGTGGGCCGGGCTGGCGCTGAGCCTGCTCGGGCTGGCCTGTGTGGCGCAGGTGTGGGGCGGGCTGACCCTCGACCCGCTGGGGGTAGCCGCCGGGCTGGGCGCGGCAGTGATGCTCGCCGCGTACTTCCTGATCGGTGCCCGGGGCGTCCAGGACCGCGACACCCTGTCCCTGACCACCTGGGCGTTCGGCGCGTCGGCGATCGCCGGGCTGATCGTCCGCGCCGCCACCGCCGGCCTGGACGGCTGGCAGCCGCTGCTCACCCGTACCGAGAATGGGGTACCGGTCGCGTTGCTCTGCTGCTACGTGGTGGTCCTCGGCTCGATCGTG is a window from the Solwaraspora sp. WMMD792 genome containing:
- a CDS encoding ATP-binding cassette domain-containing protein, translating into MAFIEADGLTKRFRRPVKGPGLRGALKHLVVRRFADHVAVDGVDLRVEAGEAVAYVGPNGAGKSTTVKLLAGILVPTAGQVRVGGVVPHRQRVANARQIGVLFGQRTQLWWDLPVRESLALLRDLYDVDTATYREQLERFDDVLGLGELLPVVARKLSLGQRMRADLAAALLHRPRVVYLDEPTIGLDIAVKDRVRAFLRELRADGTTLILTTHDLGDIEDVCQRIVIIDQGRIIYDGPLAGVKDQFARHRSMHLHLADPVPLDTVAAAVGSAQVAAGATPGEFTVRFDRFAVTAGQVIAAVSAVSEVRDLRIDEPAIEDVVRKVYAGELRLVPAP
- a CDS encoding EamA family transporter; translation: MTTVFARRPVLGLAMVVGASALFAINGTVSKLVLRAGLDAPQLTVLRAVGAFTGLLVLSVVLRPGARRVRLRRREVPLLVAYGLTGFFLVPMLYFVAISRLPVGIALLFEYTAPLMVAVWAWAVQRQQVRSRLWAGLALSLLGLACVAQVWGGLTLDPLGVAAGLGAAVMLAAYFLIGARGVQDRDTLSLTTWAFGASAIAGLIVRAATAGLDGWQPLLTRTENGVPVALLCCYVVVLGSIVPYLMITGALRHLPATSVGIVGMVEPVFAATVAWVVLGASEALTPVQLAGGALVLTGVALAETARTGTGAPPAVPPAPDGPLPPGPPLPDGRPAPGPSQPDGRPPSAGVVAGAGG